ACCATCGTCGGGCGGATCCCCACCGCTTCTGGCGCACCCCTGAGCGCGGCCTCGGCGGTGCGGATCTCCCTGGTCATCCAGGCCGGCCCGGATGGCGGGAAGACCTATCCCGTCACGAAGGACCGGGTGATCATCGGCCGGAAGACGGGAGACCTCATCCTGAACGACCCCGAGGTCTCCGGCTCCCACGCCTCGCTCGAGATCGTGGGCAACACCTACTTCCTGCGGGACCTGCGGAGCACCAACGGGACCTACCTGAACGGGACCAAGGTCGCCGAGGCCCAGCTCAAGCACCTGGATGAGATCGGCCTCGGGAAGAGCACCCTCATCTTCACGGTGAGCCACGCGGGCGACTAGGCGGCAGGGAGAGCCACCATGCGATGCGGT
Above is a genomic segment from Candidatus Methylomirabilis sp. containing:
- a CDS encoding FHA domain-containing protein, which codes for MIIECGHCGAKYKVEEARIPRGGLTCKKCQGPLPVPSPSETRGRGGPESTIVGRIPTASGAPLSAASAVRISLVIQAGPDGGKTYPVTKDRVIIGRKTGDLILNDPEVSGSHASLEIVGNTYFLRDLRSTNGTYLNGTKVAEAQLKHLDEIGLGKSTLIFTVSHAGD